Below is a window of Clostridiales bacterium DNA.
CCAACCGAAATCGTTATTCCCCCGGACCGCCCAGATCGGCGCGATCCGGGCCAGTGTGTCCAGGATCTCCTCCCGGCAGATATCCCCGCAGTGGAATATCGCGTCACATCCCTGCAGGGCGGAGACCACCTCCGGCCGGAGCAGGTCATGGGTATCCGAAATAATGCCGATCTGTTTCTTCATTGCCGGTCATTCCATCCTGTCATATTGCGGATTCCGTTTACTTGCTTTCACTCTCCGGGATCACATAATGCGGCATCATAATCCCTTCTCGGTCAAACCGCGCCTTGATTCGCGAACGAATGTCGCGTTCCACGCGCCAGTGCTCACCGATCGGACAGATCACCGCCACCTGCGCCATCACGGCATGCTTGTCAAAGGCAACGATGCTCATCACGTCCGGCACGTCCTTCAGCCCTTCGATTTCCACCGCGGCCTTTTTCATTTCATCCCGCAGCATTTCCACAATCCGTTCCTGGTTTTCCTCATACGGGCACGGTACCTGGACAATTGCCCGCCGGAAACCCCGGCTCATATTGGTCACCGTCCGGATATCCCCGTTGGGAATGGTATACAGGTTGCCGTTGAAATTCCGCATCACCGTTGTCCGGATGGAGATGGATTCCACCGTACCCGTCAGGTCGTTGATGGACACCAGGTCCCCGACTGCCAGGTTCCCTTCTCCCCAGATGAAAAGGCCGGAAATAATGTCCTTTACCAGGGTCTGGGCACCGAAGCCGATCGCGATACCGACCACCCCGGCCGCGGCCAGGATGGATCCCAGGTCCACACCGAAAATAGCCAGCACAATCGCCGCAATCAGGAAGTACATCACATATCCGAACACGCTGCTCAGGATGGAGCGGACCGTGTCCGTCCGCTGGACAATCCCCTTCTTCCTGCTTCTGCGCCAGATCACCCGGGTAATAATAAACCGGCCGAGGCGCACAAGCAGAATCCCGAGCAGGATCACCGCCACCGCCATCGCCAGGTGAAATAGCAGGACCGGGAGCTGTTCCCGGAATGAAGACGCCATGTCCTTCGCCACGCTTACCGCATCCTTGACCTCAGAGACCACCTGGTTGCTCCCGCTGGGTACCGGTGTGGTTCGGGTCGCCGCGATGATTCTCATCTGACTGAAATCCATAAATTCCTCCTGTGCAGGGGCTTGTCCGGTTGCCCGGCAGTCCCTGATTTAATATTATACAACAAAACTTTCCCGCCGTCATTTTTCCTGTTTTTCACTTCACAGCTTTCCGTTTTTTCAGAATCCGCCTGGTATTTATTTATTCGTAAAAAAATATGTCCGCAGAAGGACCTCAGCAACAGATGTAGAAAAAGAATTAAGAGGTATTATGGAATTCACTTCACTTCATTTTAGCCAAAATCAGTTTTCCGGCTGCCTGCGCAGGAAGAAAACCGCCGGATACGGCGTTGTATGGTTGACAAGCTCCGACTTGAATTGGAATTAACGGGGGGAACAGTGATGATCAGCATCAGAAAATGGTCCTTGATCCTGGCAGCAGTGCTTCTGGCGGTCTGTATGTTTTCCGTTTCCGCCTTCGCGGATACCGAACTGACCAGCGGCAACGCAGGAGAATCCTTCTCCTTCTACGTGGAATCCTACGGGAATGCTTCCCTGGTATTCTCCCAGGTAGAGGGCAGCTGCAATTACCTGAATTACGCGCAGTCCGCCG
It encodes the following:
- a CDS encoding mechanosensitive ion channel family protein, which encodes MDFSQMRIIAATRTTPVPSGSNQVVSEVKDAVSVAKDMASSFREQLPVLLFHLAMAVAVILLGILLVRLGRFIITRVIWRRSRKKGIVQRTDTVRSILSSVFGYVMYFLIAAIVLAIFGVDLGSILAAAGVVGIAIGFGAQTLVKDIISGLFIWGEGNLAVGDLVSINDLTGTVESISIRTTVMRNFNGNLYTIPNGDIRTVTNMSRGFRRAIVQVPCPYEENQERIVEMLRDEMKKAAVEIEGLKDVPDVMSIVAFDKHAVMAQVAVICPIGEHWRVERDIRSRIKARFDREGIMMPHYVIPESESK